The following proteins are encoded in a genomic region of Bosea beijingensis:
- a CDS encoding sigma-54-dependent transcriptional regulator codes for MSAPKVVLVDDDAEVLEAWRLTLELEGFTVTAKRSGDAALAELGRDAAAVLVSDVRMPGRDGFGLLSAVTAIDAEIPVVLITGHADVPMAVKAIREGAWDFVEKPADPVRLIETIRRASEYRRLIIENRSLKAGAHSEDPWAARVVGHSPAVARLRSRLALLADADTDVLLFGETGTGKEVAARALHDLGNRRGGRFVAVNCGAIPETMIESELFGHEAGAFTGARERRIGKIEHASGGTLFLDEIESMPMAAQVRLLRALQERRIERLGSNKEIAVDIRIVAATKTDLAALAKAGGFREDLVYRLNVITLRLPPLRDRREDIPLLFQHFLALAAARVGRSAPPLGRDLLQRLARQDWPGNVRELRNAAERSLLGMDEDFEDADASATASDGAERTLEELVAVAEADGIGAALKRHNGRIGVTAAALGITRKTLYLKMRRYGLSGSAALAD; via the coding sequence ATGAGCGCTCCCAAGGTCGTCCTCGTCGATGACGATGCCGAGGTACTCGAAGCCTGGCGGCTGACGCTGGAACTCGAAGGCTTCACAGTCACCGCCAAGCGCTCCGGCGATGCCGCCCTGGCAGAGCTTGGCCGCGATGCCGCTGCCGTGCTGGTCAGCGATGTCCGCATGCCCGGCCGCGACGGCTTCGGACTGCTCTCGGCCGTGACCGCGATCGATGCAGAGATCCCCGTCGTGCTGATCACCGGCCATGCCGATGTTCCCATGGCAGTTAAGGCGATCCGCGAAGGTGCCTGGGATTTCGTCGAAAAGCCCGCCGACCCCGTCCGCCTGATCGAGACGATCCGGCGCGCCAGCGAATACCGCCGGCTGATCATCGAGAACCGTTCGCTCAAGGCCGGGGCTCATTCCGAGGACCCGTGGGCTGCGCGTGTCGTCGGGCATTCGCCGGCCGTCGCGCGCCTGCGCAGCCGGCTTGCCCTGCTCGCCGATGCGGATACCGATGTGCTGCTCTTCGGCGAGACCGGGACCGGCAAGGAGGTCGCGGCCCGCGCGCTGCACGATCTCGGCAATCGCCGCGGCGGACGCTTCGTCGCGGTGAACTGCGGGGCGATCCCCGAGACGATGATCGAGAGCGAGCTGTTCGGACACGAGGCCGGCGCCTTTACAGGCGCGCGCGAGCGGCGGATCGGCAAGATCGAGCATGCCAGCGGCGGCACGCTCTTCCTCGACGAGATCGAGTCGATGCCGATGGCGGCTCAGGTGCGCCTGCTGCGCGCTTTGCAGGAGCGCCGGATCGAGCGCCTCGGCTCCAACAAGGAGATCGCCGTCGATATCCGCATCGTCGCCGCGACCAAGACCGACCTCGCCGCGCTCGCCAAGGCTGGCGGCTTCCGTGAGGACCTCGTTTATCGGCTCAACGTCATAACGCTGCGCCTGCCGCCCCTGCGCGACCGACGCGAGGACATTCCGCTGCTGTTCCAGCACTTCCTCGCGCTCGCCGCTGCCCGTGTCGGCCGTTCCGCTCCTCCGCTGGGGCGCGACCTGCTGCAAAGGCTGGCGCGGCAGGACTGGCCGGGCAATGTCCGCGAATTGCGCAATGCCGCCGAGCGGAGCCTGCTCGGCATGGACGAGGATTTCGAGGATGCGGATGCCAGCGCGACGGCCTCCGATGGTGCGGAGCGCACGCTGGAGGAGCTGGTCGCGGTCGCCGAGGCGGACGGGATCGGGGCCGCGCTGAAGCGCCATAACGGCCGCATCGGCGTCACGGCCGCAGCGCTCGGCATCACTCGCAAGACGCTCTACCTGAAGATGCGCCGCTACGGCCTGAGCGGATCGGCGGCGCTCGCGGACTGA
- a CDS encoding ABC transporter substrate-binding protein — protein MGRCAATIRLVLLALLAFGWPAAGMAEGRRVQIITSFPPSFFEPFRNAFRNRHPDIAVEVVQRKTTAAVVDIRTQKRPEADLFWASAPDAFELLKRANLLAPVQPRATGAPETIAGYPVNDPDHRYLGFAVSGYGLVYNPAYLAGRGLPVPRNWADLAAPVYAGHIGLTSPARSGTTHLMVEALLQSLGWERGWALWSAIGGNLATITARSFGVTAGVARGRFGIGISIDFLTEAKSAEGEGNRFVLPGETLFAPASIARLATSPNPKEAELFIDFVLSREGQTMLREPRIGRLAVSPSAYGPDETPPHLSETEGIFNRTGFDAGLSAGRYELVNLIFDEWITFRRTEHARLWRSLQAMEAALLTRPDEQAAKLLTQARAALTQPPISAAELGEPGRFRNLARVPRGLPVPEEQARIEAGIRTAIAARATEAGDGLQQAAERLAALGWRDESLTGARP, from the coding sequence ATGGGTCGCTGCGCCGCCACGATCAGGCTTGTCCTCCTCGCCCTGCTGGCTTTCGGCTGGCCGGCCGCCGGCATGGCCGAGGGGCGGCGCGTCCAGATCATCACCTCGTTCCCGCCCTCCTTCTTCGAGCCGTTCCGCAACGCCTTCCGCAACCGGCATCCCGACATCGCCGTCGAGGTGGTGCAGCGCAAGACGACGGCGGCGGTCGTCGATATCCGCACGCAGAAGCGGCCGGAAGCCGACCTGTTCTGGGCCTCGGCGCCGGACGCCTTCGAGTTGCTGAAGCGCGCGAACCTGCTGGCACCTGTGCAGCCGCGGGCGACCGGTGCGCCGGAGACCATCGCCGGCTATCCGGTCAACGATCCCGATCACCGCTATCTCGGCTTCGCCGTCTCGGGCTACGGGCTGGTCTACAACCCCGCCTATCTGGCGGGGCGCGGCCTGCCCGTGCCGCGCAACTGGGCCGATCTCGCCGCGCCGGTCTATGCCGGCCATATCGGCCTGACCTCGCCTGCCCGCTCCGGCACGACGCATCTGATGGTCGAGGCGCTGCTGCAATCGCTCGGCTGGGAACGCGGTTGGGCGCTTTGGTCGGCGATCGGCGGCAATCTCGCGACGATCACGGCGCGCAGTTTCGGCGTCACCGCTGGCGTTGCCCGCGGCCGCTTCGGCATCGGTATCTCCATCGACTTCCTGACGGAGGCCAAGAGCGCCGAGGGCGAAGGCAACCGTTTCGTGCTGCCGGGCGAGACCCTGTTCGCACCTGCCAGCATCGCAAGGCTCGCGACTTCGCCCAACCCGAAGGAGGCTGAGCTCTTCATCGATTTCGTGCTTTCCCGCGAAGGCCAGACGATGCTGCGCGAGCCCCGGATCGGGCGCCTCGCCGTCTCGCCCTCGGCCTATGGACCGGACGAGACGCCGCCGCATCTCTCGGAGACCGAAGGCATCTTCAACCGGACAGGCTTCGACGCCGGCCTCTCGGCCGGGCGCTACGAACTGGTCAACCTGATCTTCGATGAGTGGATCACCTTCCGCCGCACCGAGCATGCCAGGCTCTGGCGCAGCCTCCAGGCGATGGAAGCGGCGCTGCTCACGCGCCCTGACGAACAGGCCGCGAAGCTGCTGACCCAGGCGCGGGCCGCACTGACGCAGCCTCCGATCTCGGCCGCGGAACTCGGAGAGCCCGGGCGTTTCCGCAACCTCGCCCGCGTGCCGCGCGGCCTGCCCGTGCCCGAGGAACAGGCTCGGATCGAAGCCGGTATCAGGACTGCGATCGCGGCCCGCGCAACGGAAGCCGGCGACGGCCTGCAACAGGCCGCCGAGCGGCTCGCGGCTTTGGGCTGGCGCGACGAGAGCCTGACCGGGGCGCGGCCATGA
- a CDS encoding ATP-binding protein produces the protein MTPALPKRRFGIGGRLIAAFLGVGLFAVGAGIVGVISYERLSKELAAIAREHLPGLASAARLAEASARVIAGMPELANAERRDSYERGRRVVGERLSELDKVLSERTGSGFDAPALTAVAAEIRRNLGAIDDVAGRRFTLAERIRGVSEELRWLQADLIDEIEPLTDDARFNIDTALGQLSSEASSSAKPNTIREETRKSEALMTLNAQANLIVGLFGRLGTVQTREDMEQTGHVIGEAVDQLEVEAKALTGWPDTITVRQITQRLIGLADTTTGLPGLKRSELAALADAQRLISESRRLVTELGSLVSQEVQRTEAVAKEAADRSAEAIRLGRNLLLAIAAASLIGALLIGWFYVRRHLVARLRVLTEAATSIASGQSSALLPKAGNDELGDLTRALTVFRQTRDDLIQAAKLAALGQMAAGLSHELNQPLAAIRSHAHNGALLLERGRPEEAQKAIGRIQALTTRAADLIAHLRRFARKPGVVLTPVAVGDTIETALSLFEPRFAAERVTLTRDLPSGRLHVHAEEIRLEQVLVNLIANALDAVTGMEESAIAIGARRNGHKVEIWVADSGPGIDRAHLERIFDPFFTTKPVGSGLGLGLSLSYNIIKDLGGTLAVAETGPAGTRFLITLEGTTAHVMAPLEIDA, from the coding sequence ATGACGCCTGCCCTGCCCAAGCGGCGTTTCGGCATCGGCGGGCGCTTGATCGCAGCCTTCCTCGGCGTCGGCCTCTTCGCGGTCGGTGCCGGCATCGTCGGCGTGATCTCCTATGAGCGCCTCAGCAAGGAGCTGGCGGCTATCGCACGCGAGCATCTGCCCGGCCTCGCCTCCGCCGCAAGGCTGGCCGAAGCCAGCGCCCGCGTCATCGCCGGCATGCCGGAACTGGCCAATGCCGAACGGCGCGACAGCTACGAGCGCGGCCGGCGCGTGGTGGGAGAGCGCTTGAGCGAACTCGACAAGGTGCTATCCGAGCGCACCGGCAGCGGCTTCGACGCGCCCGCCCTGACCGCCGTTGCGGCCGAGATACGCCGCAATCTCGGCGCGATCGATGATGTCGCGGGGCGGCGCTTCACGCTGGCCGAGCGCATCCGCGGCGTCAGCGAGGAGCTGCGCTGGCTCCAGGCCGATCTCATCGACGAGATCGAGCCGCTGACCGACGATGCCCGCTTCAATATCGATACGGCGCTCGGCCAGCTCAGCAGCGAAGCGTCGTCCTCCGCCAAGCCGAACACGATCCGCGAGGAGACCCGCAAGAGCGAAGCGCTGATGACGCTCAATGCCCAGGCCAATTTGATCGTCGGCCTGTTCGGGCGCCTCGGCACGGTGCAGACCCGCGAGGACATGGAGCAGACCGGCCATGTCATCGGCGAGGCGGTCGACCAGCTCGAGGTCGAGGCCAAGGCGCTCACCGGCTGGCCCGACACGATCACGGTCCGGCAGATCACGCAGCGCCTGATCGGACTCGCCGATACGACGACCGGCCTGCCGGGCCTCAAGCGTTCGGAACTCGCCGCGCTCGCCGATGCGCAGCGCCTGATCTCGGAAAGCCGCCGCCTCGTCACGGAACTGGGCTCACTGGTTTCGCAGGAGGTGCAGCGGACCGAGGCCGTGGCGAAGGAGGCCGCCGACCGCTCGGCCGAGGCGATCCGGCTCGGCCGCAACCTGCTGCTCGCCATCGCCGCGGCCTCGCTCATCGGCGCGCTATTGATCGGCTGGTTCTATGTCCGGCGCCATCTCGTGGCGCGCCTGCGCGTCCTGACCGAAGCTGCGACCAGCATCGCCAGCGGCCAGTCCTCGGCGCTGCTACCGAAGGCGGGCAATGACGAACTCGGCGACCTCACTCGCGCGCTCACCGTCTTCCGGCAGACGCGCGACGACCTGATCCAGGCGGCCAAGCTCGCCGCGCTGGGGCAGATGGCGGCGGGCCTGAGCCACGAGCTCAACCAGCCGCTCGCCGCGATCCGCTCCCATGCCCATAACGGCGCGCTGCTGCTGGAGCGGGGCCGGCCTGAGGAGGCGCAGAAGGCGATCGGCCGCATCCAGGCGCTGACGACGCGCGCCGCCGACCTGATCGCGCATCTCAGACGCTTTGCCCGCAAGCCCGGCGTGGTGCTGACTCCGGTCGCGGTCGGCGACACCATCGAAACCGCGCTGTCGCTGTTCGAGCCGCGATTCGCGGCTGAGCGCGTCACGCTCACGCGCGATCTGCCTTCCGGGCGCCTCCATGTCCATGCAGAGGAGATCCGGCTTGAGCAGGTTCTGGTCAATCTCATCGCCAATGCGCTCGATGCCGTCACCGGCATGGAGGAATCCGCGATCGCGATCGGCGCGCGTCGGAACGGCCACAAGGTCGAGATCTGGGTCGCCGATAGCGGCCCCGGCATCGACCGGGCCCATCTCGAACGCATCTTCGACCCGTTCTTCACGACCAAGCCGGTCGGCTCGGGGCTCGGCCTCGGGCTCTCGCTGTCCTACAACATCATCAAGGACCTCGGCGGCACGCTCGCGGTCGCAGAGACCGGCCCTGCCGGCACCCGCTTCCTGATCACGCTCGAAGGGACGACAGCCCACGTCATGGCCCCGCTGGAAATCGACGCATGA
- a CDS encoding ABC transporter permease has protein sequence MTAIPTSAPRPRRIAGTPGQIALALAIAAFLLMFLVLPVATVIYVAFTEKGTSTFTLVNFYDFVRTELFMRSLWNSFYVSAMSVVWASVFALPLAYLTTRFVFRGAAIVQTLGFLPLIMPPFVGAVAMQLFFGRNGSVNLLLDDWFGFKIDFMEGLNGVIFVQSVHYFPFILINLSAALRNVDRAMEEAAQNLGSSGFRLFRRIVFPLAMPGYLAGASLVFVKVFDDLATPLLLNVKDMLAPQAYLRVTSIGIADPMGYVISVVLIIASVLAMWLSARALKGRDYATTQRGGGGLAKRMMTPMEAVFGYGIVILILALVLAPHLGLLLLSFATIWSFSPLPDAYTIAHYGRVFGESSVYIKNTLIYASIAGGIDVVLGVAIAYLVLRTKLIGREWLDWMATAALAIPGVVLGIGYLRTFYGITLPDGTPLAALWITIVMALAIRRLPYALRACYAALQQISVSLEEAAENLGATKARTVRRIVVPLMAGGILAGFVTSFSTAAVELSATLMLVQSNSDAPLAYGLYVFMQSAAGRGPGAALGVVAVILVAACTFLSHLIIERSQKAKGMGH, from the coding sequence ATGACAGCCATTCCGACCTCGGCTCCCCGCCCCCGTCGCATCGCCGGCACACCCGGCCAGATCGCGCTGGCACTGGCGATCGCCGCCTTTCTCCTGATGTTCCTGGTGCTGCCGGTGGCGACGGTGATCTATGTCGCCTTCACCGAGAAGGGCACCTCGACCTTCACGCTGGTGAATTTCTACGATTTCGTCCGCACCGAGCTGTTCATGCGCTCGCTGTGGAACTCGTTCTATGTCTCTGCGATGTCGGTGGTCTGGGCCTCGGTCTTCGCCCTGCCGCTGGCCTATCTCACGACGCGCTTCGTCTTCCGCGGCGCGGCCATCGTCCAGACGCTCGGCTTCCTGCCGCTGATCATGCCGCCCTTCGTCGGCGCGGTGGCGATGCAGCTCTTCTTCGGCCGCAACGGCTCGGTCAATCTGCTGCTGGACGACTGGTTCGGCTTCAAGATCGACTTCATGGAGGGGCTGAACGGCGTCATCTTCGTCCAGTCCGTCCACTATTTCCCGTTCATCCTGATCAATCTCTCGGCGGCGCTCCGCAATGTCGACCGCGCCATGGAAGAAGCCGCGCAGAATCTCGGCTCCTCCGGTTTCCGGCTGTTCCGGCGGATCGTCTTCCCGCTCGCCATGCCGGGCTATCTCGCCGGCGCCTCGCTGGTCTTCGTCAAGGTCTTCGACGATCTCGCGACCCCGCTGCTGCTCAACGTCAAGGACATGCTGGCGCCGCAGGCCTACCTCCGGGTGACCTCGATCGGCATCGCCGACCCGATGGGCTACGTCATTTCGGTCGTGCTGATCATCGCCTCGGTGCTGGCAATGTGGCTCTCGGCAAGGGCGCTGAAGGGTCGCGACTACGCCACGACGCAGCGCGGCGGCGGCGGGCTCGCCAAGCGGATGATGACCCCGATGGAGGCCGTGTTCGGCTACGGCATCGTCATCCTGATCCTGGCGCTGGTGCTGGCGCCGCATCTGGGCCTGCTGCTGCTCTCCTTCGCGACGATCTGGTCGTTCTCGCCCCTGCCCGACGCCTACACGATCGCGCATTACGGCCGCGTTTTCGGCGAAAGCTCGGTCTACATCAAGAACACGCTGATCTATGCCTCGATCGCCGGCGGCATCGACGTCGTGCTCGGCGTCGCCATCGCCTATCTCGTGCTGCGCACCAAGCTGATCGGCCGCGAATGGCTCGACTGGATGGCAACCGCGGCGCTCGCCATTCCCGGCGTGGTGCTCGGCATCGGTTATCTCAGGACCTTCTATGGCATCACCCTGCCGGACGGGACGCCGCTCGCCGCGCTCTGGATCACCATCGTGATGGCGCTGGCGATCCGGCGCCTGCCCTATGCCCTGCGCGCCTGCTATGCGGCGCTCCAGCAGATCTCGGTCTCGCTCGAGGAAGCCGCCGAGAACCTCGGAGCCACCAAGGCGCGCACGGTCCGGCGCATCGTCGTGCCGCTGATGGCGGGCGGCATCCTCGCCGGCTTCGTCACTTCGTTCTCGACGGCCGCCGTCGAGCTCTCGGCGACGCTGATGCTGGTACAGTCCAACTCGGACGCGCCGCTGGCCTACGGGCTCTATGTCTTCATGCAGTCTGCGGCGGGGCGCGGCCCCGGTGCCGCGCTCGGCGTCGTCGCGGTGATCCTCGTCGCGGCCTGCACCTTCCTCTCCCATCTCATCATCGAACGTAGCCAGAAGGCCAAGGGAATGGGCCACTGA
- a CDS encoding ABC transporter substrate-binding protein — translation MLNRRTALAATLGLSLSASFTTIALAQAPAGKVTVVTSFSKDVTDPIKKAFEKAVPGVTLEVQNRNTNAGVKYVEETKANNQVDLFWASAPDAFEVLKGKKLLTAYKPKATGIPEKIGSYPINDPAGFYFGFAASGYGIMWNDRYAKANKLPEPKEWQDLAKPVFYDHVSIAAPSRSGTTHLTIETILQGEGWDKGWRTIKEMAGNFRSINERSFGVPEQVNSGQVGVGIVIDFFAFSAQASGFPVKFVYPSVTTVVPANVGIIANPPNKAAAEAFIEFLLSPTGQEVLLEPGIRRLPVNPAVYAKAGADYPNPFTDPRFQKMIGFDVDKSEGRTAVVDTLFDQIISFQLDGLKGVNKVLHEVDAALAKKPNDKAKAMAEEARVLLAAMPVTEAQAASPELRGAFTGGKEKGARQAEVEAQWASFARDNYAKAKAKAEEALKAAK, via the coding sequence ATGTTGAATCGTCGGACCGCGCTCGCGGCCACTCTCGGCCTGTCGCTGAGCGCCTCGTTTACGACCATCGCGCTGGCACAGGCGCCGGCCGGCAAGGTCACGGTGGTGACCTCCTTCTCCAAGGACGTCACCGACCCGATCAAGAAGGCCTTCGAGAAGGCGGTGCCGGGCGTCACGCTCGAAGTGCAGAACCGCAACACCAATGCCGGCGTGAAATACGTCGAGGAAACCAAGGCCAACAACCAGGTCGACCTGTTCTGGGCCTCGGCGCCCGACGCCTTCGAGGTGCTGAAGGGCAAGAAGCTGCTCACCGCCTACAAGCCCAAGGCGACCGGCATCCCCGAGAAGATCGGCTCCTATCCGATCAACGATCCGGCGGGCTTCTATTTCGGCTTCGCGGCCTCCGGCTACGGCATCATGTGGAACGACCGCTACGCCAAGGCCAACAAGCTGCCCGAGCCGAAGGAATGGCAGGACCTCGCCAAGCCGGTGTTCTACGACCATGTCTCGATCGCGGCACCGTCGCGCTCCGGCACGACGCATCTGACGATCGAGACGATCCTGCAGGGCGAAGGCTGGGACAAGGGCTGGCGGACCATCAAGGAGATGGCCGGCAATTTCCGCTCGATCAACGAGCGCTCCTTCGGCGTGCCGGAGCAGGTCAATTCCGGGCAGGTCGGCGTCGGCATCGTCATCGACTTCTTCGCCTTCTCGGCCCAGGCCTCCGGCTTCCCGGTCAAGTTCGTCTATCCGAGCGTGACGACGGTCGTGCCGGCCAATGTCGGCATCATCGCGAACCCGCCGAACAAGGCCGCAGCCGAAGCCTTCATCGAGTTCCTGCTGTCGCCGACCGGCCAGGAAGTGCTGCTCGAGCCCGGCATCCGCCGCCTGCCGGTCAACCCGGCCGTCTATGCCAAGGCGGGTGCCGACTATCCGAATCCCTTCACCGATCCGCGCTTCCAGAAGATGATCGGCTTCGACGTCGACAAGTCGGAAGGCCGCACCGCGGTGGTCGACACACTGTTCGACCAGATCATCTCCTTCCAGCTCGACGGGCTGAAGGGCGTCAACAAGGTGCTGCACGAGGTCGATGCGGCGCTGGCCAAGAAGCCGAACGACAAGGCCAAGGCGATGGCCGAGGAAGCCCGCGTGCTGCTCGCCGCCATGCCGGTGACAGAGGCGCAGGCCGCGAGCCCGGAGCTGCGCGGCGCCTTCACCGGCGGCAAGGAGAAGGGCGCCCGCCAGGCCGAGGTCGAGGCGCAATGGGCAAGCTTCGCCCGCGACAACTACGCCAAGGCCAAGGCCAAGGCGGAAGAGGCGCTGAAGGCGGCGAAGTAA
- a CDS encoding hydantoinase B/oxoprolinase family protein, which produces MTATASVSVDPITVEVIGSSFASIAEEMGEALVKASYSTNIKERRDCSTALFDVEGQTLCQAEHIPMHLGSFIGIIPHILKRHSVADMKPGDVFIGNDAYEGGGTHLPDIVLAEPVFHEGVMIAWAVNTAHHSDFADRGHAHIYQEGLRIPPIRLYDGGVLMKDVQELILLNCQVPRERLSDLRAQMAANRLGVERLRALCDKYGRDTVLAAGKALQDYAERKMRAGIASIPDGTYRFSDSFDNPEIDEPLTFSVAITVAGEEMTLAFDSPPQMRAGFNMVYTALLSTVYYAVKTVADPTIPPNAGLARPLTVTATEGTVLNCVHPAAVNGRIAACQRVVDLIHGALAQAVPDRVIAACSGAVASATFAGEQPGSGELWVYLETIGGGSGARTNKDGLHGVHVHMTNTSNLPVEALELEYPLTLLRYELVDGSGGDGRQRGGMGLRRVYRAEAPCRLSVDNSRLTSRPWGLAGGGEGQGGSFSFSEGVAPFFKGDGALEKGQIAEIITPGAGGYGPAAERSAEARARDKAEQRG; this is translated from the coding sequence ATGACCGCGACCGCATCCGTCAGCGTCGACCCGATCACCGTCGAGGTCATCGGCTCCTCCTTCGCCTCCATCGCCGAGGAGATGGGCGAAGCCCTGGTCAAGGCGAGCTACTCGACCAACATCAAGGAGCGTCGCGACTGCTCGACCGCGCTCTTCGACGTCGAGGGCCAGACGCTCTGCCAGGCCGAGCATATCCCGATGCATCTCGGCTCCTTCATCGGCATCATCCCGCATATCCTGAAGCGCCACTCCGTCGCGGACATGAAGCCGGGCGACGTCTTCATCGGCAACGATGCCTATGAAGGCGGCGGCACCCATCTGCCGGATATCGTGCTGGCCGAGCCGGTCTTCCACGAAGGCGTCATGATCGCCTGGGCCGTCAACACGGCGCACCACTCGGATTTCGCCGATCGCGGCCACGCCCATATCTATCAGGAGGGCCTGCGCATCCCGCCGATCCGCCTCTATGACGGCGGCGTGCTGATGAAGGACGTGCAGGAGCTGATCCTGCTCAACTGTCAGGTCCCGCGCGAGCGACTCTCGGACCTGCGCGCCCAGATGGCGGCGAACCGTCTCGGTGTCGAGCGGTTGCGCGCACTCTGCGACAAATACGGCCGCGACACGGTGCTCGCCGCCGGCAAGGCCTTGCAGGACTATGCCGAGCGCAAGATGCGCGCCGGCATCGCCTCGATCCCCGACGGCACCTATCGCTTCTCGGATTCCTTCGACAATCCCGAGATCGACGAGCCGCTGACCTTCTCGGTCGCGATCACCGTCGCGGGCGAGGAAATGACGCTCGCCTTCGACTCGCCGCCGCAGATGCGCGCTGGCTTCAACATGGTCTACACCGCGCTGCTCTCGACCGTGTATTATGCGGTCAAGACCGTGGCCGACCCGACCATTCCGCCCAATGCGGGGCTCGCCCGGCCGCTCACCGTCACCGCGACCGAAGGCACGGTGCTGAACTGCGTGCATCCGGCCGCCGTCAACGGCCGCATCGCCGCCTGCCAGCGCGTGGTCGACCTGATCCATGGCGCGCTCGCGCAGGCCGTGCCGGACCGGGTGATCGCGGCCTGTTCGGGCGCGGTTGCCTCGGCCACCTTCGCCGGCGAGCAGCCCGGCAGCGGCGAGCTCTGGGTCTATCTGGAGACGATCGGCGGCGGCTCCGGCGCCCGCACCAACAAGGACGGCCTCCACGGCGTCCATGTCCACATGACCAACACCTCGAACCTGCCGGTCGAGGCGCTGGAGCTGGAATATCCGCTGACCCTGCTGCGCTACGAACTGGTCGACGGTTCGGGCGGGGATGGCCGCCAGCGCGGCGGCATGGGGCTCCGCCGCGTCTATCGGGCGGAGGCGCCGTGTCGTCTGAGCGTCGATAATTCGCGCCTGACCTCGCGGCCCTGGGGGCTTGCCGGCGGCGGCGAGGGGCAGGGCGGCTCCTTCTCATTCAGCGAGGGCGTCGCACCCTTCTTCAAGGGCGACGGCGCATTGGAGAAAGGCCAGATCGCCGAGATCATCACGCCCGGCGCCGGCGGTTATGGCCCGGCCGCGGAGCGCAGTGCCGAGGCGAGGGCGCGAGACAAGGCCGAGCAGCGGGGGTGA
- a CDS encoding ABC transporter ATP-binding protein produces the protein MNATVSLTTPAVAVDIEGVNLSYGTNHVLKDVNLAIKPGEFFAFLGPSGCGKTTLLRLIAGFNHADTGEVRIGGKPITDLPPWKRDVGMVFQSYALWPHMTVRRNVAFGLEERGVKRAEVERRVEAALGLVGLAHLAERRPSQLSGGQQQRVAVARTVAVEPKVLLLDEPLSNLDAKMRVQVRRELRDLQQRLGLTTIFVTHDQEEANTICDRIAVMNDGIVQQVGTPMELYEHPANLFVAGFLGTANILSGKLTGSGGTRVFEIEGGTRVPVPAEAQVPDGAKLVFRPQHASLGDAGPAGDGMLALPCTVANREFLGASVRYGVRIGTTEVAVDVPFQSGSGLFEVGSGATLRLSPHALLWLAA, from the coding sequence ATGAACGCGACCGTCTCCCTGACCACGCCCGCCGTCGCCGTCGATATCGAAGGCGTCAACCTGTCCTACGGCACCAACCATGTGCTCAAGGACGTCAATCTGGCGATCAAGCCGGGCGAATTCTTCGCCTTCCTCGGCCCCTCCGGCTGTGGCAAGACCACGCTGCTGCGCCTGATCGCCGGCTTCAACCATGCCGATACCGGCGAAGTCAGGATCGGCGGCAAGCCGATCACCGACCTGCCGCCGTGGAAGCGCGATGTCGGCATGGTGTTCCAGTCCTATGCGCTCTGGCCGCACATGACGGTGCGCCGCAACGTCGCCTTCGGGCTGGAGGAGCGCGGCGTGAAGCGCGCCGAGGTCGAGCGGCGCGTCGAGGCGGCGCTGGGCCTCGTCGGCCTCGCCCATCTCGCCGAGCGGCGGCCCTCGCAGCTCTCGGGCGGCCAGCAGCAGCGCGTCGCCGTGGCGCGCACCGTCGCGGTCGAGCCCAAGGTGCTGCTGCTCGACGAGCCGCTCTCCAATCTCGACGCCAAGATGCGCGTGCAGGTTCGCCGCGAACTGCGCGACCTGCAGCAGCGGCTCGGCCTGACCACGATCTTCGTCACCCATGACCAGGAGGAGGCGAACACGATCTGCGACCGGATCGCCGTGATGAATGACGGCATCGTGCAGCAGGTCGGGACGCCGATGGAGCTTTACGAGCACCCGGCGAACCTGTTCGTCGCCGGCTTCCTCGGCACCGCCAATATCCTAAGTGGGAAACTCACCGGCAGCGGCGGGACCCGGGTCTTCGAGATCGAGGGCGGGACTCGCGTGCCGGTTCCGGCGGAGGCGCAGGTGCCGGACGGCGCCAAGCTGGTCTTCCGGCCGCAGCATGCCAGTCTCGGTGATGCGGGCCCGGCCGGGGACGGGATGCTGGCGCTGCCCTGCACCGTCGCCAACCGCGAATTCCTCGGCGCGAGCGTGCGCTACGGCGTCCGCATCGGCACGACGGAAGTGGCAGTAGACGTGCCCTTCCAATCTGGCAGCGGGCTGTTCGAGGTCGGCAGCGGAGCGACGCTGAGGCTGTCGCCGCATGCGCTGTTGTGGCTGGCTGCCTAA